The following coding sequences are from one Mustela lutreola isolate mMusLut2 chromosome 5, mMusLut2.pri, whole genome shotgun sequence window:
- the TPPP gene encoding tubulin polymerization-promoting protein — protein sequence MADSKAKSAKAANKTPPKSPGDPAKDRAAKRLSLESEGAGEGAAAAAPELSALEEAFRRFAVHGDTRASGKEMHGKNWSKLCKDCQVIDGKNVTVTDVDIVFSKIKGKSCRTITFEQFKEALEELSKKRFKDKSSEEAVREVHRLIEGKSPVISGVTKAISSPTVSRLTDTTKFTGSHKERFDPSGRGKGKAGRVDLVDESGYVSGYKHAGTYDQKVQGGK from the exons ATGGCCGACAGCAAGGCCAAGTCTGCCAAGGCCGCCAACAAGACACCCCCCAAGTCCCCAGGGGACCCCGCAAAGGACAGGGCAGCCAAGAGGCTGTCGCTGGAGTCGGAGGGGGCCGGTGAGGGGGCGGCTGCTGCGGCGCCGGAGCTCAGCGCCTTGGAGGAGGCCTTCCGGCGCTTCGCCGTGCATGGGGACACCAGGGCCTCTGGGAAGGAGATGCACGGCAAGAACTGGTCGAAGCTGTGTAAGGACTGCCAGGTCATCGACGGGAAGAACGTGACCGTCACAGACGTGGACATCGTCTTCAGCAAAATCAA AGGGAAGTCCTGCCGGACCATCACGTTCGAGCAGTTCAAGGAGGCGCTGGAAGAGCTCTCCAAGAAGAGGTTCAAAGACAAGAGCAGCGAAGAGGCTGTCCGCGAGGTGCACAGGCTCATCGAGGGCAAGTCCCCTGTCATCTCAGGGGTGACG AAAGCCATCTCGTCACCCACCGTATCTCGGCTCACAGACACGACCAAGTTCACGGGCTCCCACAAGGAACGCTTCGACCCATCGGGCCGGGGCAAGGGCAAGGCAGGCCGTGTGGACCTGGTGGACGAGTCAGGCTACGTGTCGGGCTACAAGCACGCGGGCACCTACGACCAGAAGGTGCAGGGGGGCAAGTAG